TGATCGATCTGAAAGCCGGGGAGGAGGCCCGGCTGCGGCCCACCTTCTACTTCAACGGCCGCCGGATCTCCGAGGCAGAGGTGGTGCGGGCCTTCCGACCGCTGGCCCGGCGCATCCGGCAGGACCAGGATGCGGTGGGAGATATGGTCACGTACCGGCAGCACACCCCCCGGGCCCGGGAACTTGATCGCCTCTCCATCTCCGAGTACCTGGACCGCATCGGTGCGGCCGGGTGGGTGAAGGAGCTGCTGGAGGTGGCATACGTGGGGGAGTACGGGCTGGAGGCGGGGGAGCAGTCTGCCCTCAACCTCGTCCTTCTCATCGGCACAGAGCCCGGTACGACCTTCGAGGTGTACGGCGAGAGCGACGAGCGCTACAGCGTGCGGGGCGGAAACCAGCAGGTCCCGAACCGGCTGGCACAGCTCCTGGAGTCTTCCCTACACCTGGAACACCGCCTCGTGGCGCTGCGGCAGCGGGGAAACGGCTACCGCCTGGTCTTCGAACGACGGGGCGCGGGCACCGTGGAGGTGGACGCGGACTTCGTGATCCTCACCGTCCCCTTCACCATCCTCCGGGAACTGGAACTCAAGGTGGACCTGCCGCCCGTCAAGCGACGCGCCATCCGGGAACTCGGCTACGGCACCAACAGCAAGCTCATCCTGGGGTTCCGGGAGCGGGTGTGGCGGAAGGGGGGCTCTTCGGGCGAACTCTTCACGGACCTGCCGTGGCAGAGCGGGTGGGACAGCAGCCGCGGCCGGCCCGGGAAGGCGGGGACCTACACGGTCTTTCTGGGAGGACGGGCAGGCGTGGAGGTGGGCGAGGGGCTGGCGCGAGAGCAGGCGGAAAGGGTACTCCCAGGCCTCGAACGCATCTTCCCCGGCGCCCGGGCGGCCTACGCGGGGCGGGTGGCCCGGTGGCACTGGCCCTCGGACCCCTTCGTCCGCGGGAGCTACGCGTGCTGGAAGGTGGGCCAGTACACCAGCATCGCGGGGGCGGAGTTCGAGCCCGTGGGGCGACTCCTGTTCGCGGGGGAGCACACGAGCCTCGAATCCCAGGGGTATATGAACGGGGCCGCAGAGACCGGCCGGCGGGCCGCCCAGATCGTCCGGAGGAGGGTGCGGAGGTAGCCCTTCTCCGCACCCTCCTGGTTCCGAGGGAGCGGGTGTGGTATTCTGTATTGAAATTCGGCTCCGGTAGCGGGCCAGGACCCGACCCCGGACCGAACGGGGGTAGCGTATGCGGCAGGTGATGGGTCTACTGTTTCTGCTCTGCCTGGGACTGGGGACGCCGCTCCTGAGCCAGCCTGTTTCCACGGCCATCCTACCCGGGGAGGCCATTGGCCCCATCCGCATCGGGATGTCCATGGACGATGCCGCCCAGCTGGTCCAGTCCCTGGGAGCCACCCGAGACGAGAACAACGAGGAGGGGCGTCGGGTGTGCAATACGGAGGCCAAGGTGGGGTTCTGCGTCTTCGACTACTACCAGTACGGGGAAGAGGCGGAAGCGGTGAAGACGCCGGGGCAGGTCCTGGCCATCGCTACGGACGATCCCCGCTTTAAGTTCTCCAACGGCGCGGGTGTGGGAAGCCCCATGATGGATCTGCTGCGCATGGTGGACGTGAACCCCGAGTTCGTGTTCACGGGGCCCGGAGAGGTGCTGTTCGAGTGGCCCTCCCGGGGGTTGCTCCTGGGAGTTCGGCAGGGCCAGAACGGCGCGGAGATCAGCTTCATCCTCGTGTTCCGACCCAGACGATGATCTGCGGTAACCAAACTCAAACCAACAAACCCGCCTTACTTTCTTTAAATAAAAAGGAGCAGGCGGCACCACCCGAACCACACCGCAGCCGCCACAAGCCACCGCACTCGCCCGCGGGCCAGGACCGCGGTCGTGCCCGCTCCGGCTGCTCCCAGCCAGGCCAGGAACTGGGCCCAGCTCAGCATCTCCGTGGCCTGGACCTGGCCCAGTCGCCGGAGGAGGGTTTCGGTCCACGGCACGAAAGGCACCGGTAGGAAGAGGGGATCGTAGTAAAACGCCAGGGTGCCGGAAGCCAGAAGTAGCCCGGTGGCCACGCGGAGTCCAGGAGAGGCCGGATCCTCCCACCGGGCGACCCGCAGCGCAAGAGGCCAGAGCAGGACCGCCAGTGCCGGGGACCCCGTGCGGAGAGACGGGGCCAGCGCGGCTGCGGGAAGGGCCGAGAAGTACCCCGCGAAGAACAGGCGGGCGGAGGGAACTTCCACGCTCCAGCCCGCGACCAGGCGCGCGAGGAGGTGCGGCACCCCCCACAGGACCATCCCGAGGAACGGGTAAAGGGTGGTGGTCCGCACCGCGGCCTGCGGATCCGCGGCGAACCGGAAGCCCGTGGTGGCAAGCCCCAGGAGGGAGACGGCCGCGACCAATAGCGCCTTCTCCCCCCGCACGCCCTTTGCCGCCTGCTTGAACTCTTCCAGGAGCACGGGGGCCGAAGCGAGCAGCAGGGGCCACCACCCCGAGGGTGCTTCGACCTCCGAAAGCGCCGACCAGGCCTGTGCACCTCCCCAGTACACCAGGGCGAGCACCAGCCCTGAGGCGAGCCCGTCGCTGGCCGCGTCCACGGGGTCGTACCCTCGCAGCGCGCGCCAACCGGTCAGCAGGCCGACCAGCAAAAACAGAAAGCC
This sequence is a window from Armatimonadota bacterium. Protein-coding genes within it:
- a CDS encoding NAD(P)/FAD-dependent oxidoreductase — translated: MRVAKGSRTVTFSWIQRWLRLADLANRPGAPPVEELVERSWEAPMSRREFLRAAGGAALAATAGGLLQPLEVLAGPQAPRVVIVGAGIAGLSAGYALRQAGIRPQIYEASTRTGGRIFSVRDAVVPGLVTEFGGEFIDSGHEEMHRFVRLFGLRLIDLKAGEEARLRPTFYFNGRRISEAEVVRAFRPLARRIRQDQDAVGDMVTYRQHTPRARELDRLSISEYLDRIGAAGWVKELLEVAYVGEYGLEAGEQSALNLVLLIGTEPGTTFEVYGESDERYSVRGGNQQVPNRLAQLLESSLHLEHRLVALRQRGNGYRLVFERRGAGTVEVDADFVILTVPFTILRELELKVDLPPVKRRAIRELGYGTNSKLILGFRERVWRKGGSSGELFTDLPWQSGWDSSRGRPGKAGTYTVFLGGRAGVEVGEGLAREQAERVLPGLERIFPGARAAYAGRVARWHWPSDPFVRGSYACWKVGQYTSIAGAEFEPVGRLLFAGEHTSLESQGYMNGAAETGRRAAQIVRRRVRR